The Burkholderia sp. NRF60-BP8 genomic sequence CGTCTGTTGCTGGCGCTTGGCGGCGCCGCCCTTCTCGCGACCGCACCCGCGTTCGCGCAAACGGCCACCGCGCACCCCGTCGTGCAGCTGAAGACCTCGCAGGGCGACATCCGCGTCGAGCTCTATCCGGAGAAGGCGCCGAAATCCGTCGCCAACTTCCTCGATTACGTGAAGTCCGGCCAGTACAACGGCACGATCTTCCATCGCGTGATCAAGGGCTTCATGATCCAGGGCGGCGGCTACAAGACCAACTTCGAGGAGAAGCCGACCCGTGCGCCGATCCCGCTGGAGAGCCGCAATGGTCTGAAGAACCTGACGGGCACGATTGCGATGGCGCGCACCAGCGACCCGAATTCGGCCACCGCGCAGTTCTTCATCAATACGGTCGACAACGGCGGCCTCGACTACCCGAACCCGGACGGCAACGGCTATGCGGTGTTCGGCAAGGTCGTGTCGGGTCTCGACGTCGTGAAGAAGATCGAAGGCGTGGCGACGACCTCGCGCGGCCCGATGCAGGACGTGCCGGCCCAGCCGGTCGTGATCGAATCGGCGAGCATCGTCTCGAAGTAAGCACCTGCCGGCACGTCCGGCGCCTCACGCGGCCGCGTCGCACGACCGGCCGCGTGCCATTTAAACCGCCTCACCGAAGGAATTCATCATGGTTGAACTGCATACGAACCACGGCGTGATCAAGCTCGAACTCGACGCCGCGAAGGCACCGAAGACGGTCGAGAACTTCCTGAACTACGTGAAGAAGGGCCATTACGACGGCACCGTGTTCCATCGCGTGATCAACGGCTTCATGATCCAGGGCGGCGGCTTCGAGCCGGGCCTGAAGCAGAAGCCGACCGATGCGCCGATCGACAACGAAGCGAACAACGGCCTGAAGAACGACAACTACACGATCGCGATGGCGCGCACGAACGATCCGCATTCGGCGACCGCCCAGTTCTTCATCAACGTGAACGACAACGACTTCCTGAACCACTCGTCGCCGACGCCGCAGGGCTGGGGCTACGCGGTGTTCGGCAAGGTCGTCGAAGGCCAGGACGTGGTCGACAAGATCAAGGGCGTCAAGACGGGCAACGCCGGCTTCCATCAGGACGTGCCGACCGACGACGTCGTGATCGAAAAGGCCGTGGTGGTCTGACGCGCAGTCGTTACGGAGGCACTTCGATGTTGCAGGAGAGTCCGCCGCGAAGCGTCTCCGCGGGCGTGCCGGGCGAGCGCGAATACGCGCAAGCCGCACGCCCGTTCCTGTTTCTCTCCGATCTGCATTTGAGCGAAGCGATTCCGAAGACGGTCGCCGCGTTCGAGCATTTCGTGAGATACACCGCCGACAGCGCCGATTCGGTGTTCATCCTCGGCGACCTGTTCGAATACTGGATCGGCGACGACATCCTCGACGACGATCCGTTCGCCGCGCGCATGGCCGCGCTGATGCACACGTTCTCGGAACGCGGCATCGCGCTCTACGTGATGCACGGCAACCGCGATTTCCTGCTCGGCCGGCGCTTCATGAAGGCGGCCGGCGCGATGCTGCTGCCCGACCCTTCGCTGATCGTCGCGTTCGGCCAGCGCATCGTGCTCGCGCACGGCGACGCGCAATGCACGGCCGACCGCGGCTACCAGATGTTCCGTCGCTTCGCGCGCAACCGCGTCGCGCAATGGCTGTTTCTCGCGTGGCCGTTCCGCTGGCGCCGCGCGCTCGCGCAACGCATGCGCTCGACCAGCGAAGCGGGCCGCATGCGCCCCGCTTCGGCCCTCTACGACGTCACGCGGGAAGGCGTGGCCGCGCTGTTCCGGAAAAGCCGCGCGAGCGTGATCATTCACGGCCACACGCACCGCCCCGCGCGCCACGCGGAACCGGGCGGAATCCGCTGGGTGCTGCCCGACTGGGACCTCGATCACGGCACGCCGCGCGGCGGCTACCTGCGCGTCGATGCGGAAGGCATCCACGCGATGCCGCTCGACTGACGCCGCCGCGGCCGCGCCGACAGCCGCCGTCGGCGCCCTTCCCGTTCGTTACATCTGGCGTTCGACCGTCCTGCCTTCCAGCACCGCGGACAGCCTGCGCAGGTCGAGGCCCGCCGCGTCGGCGCCCTGCAGCGTTTCCAGATGCGTGCCGAGCCGCTCGAGCGCCGCGACGATCTCGTCGACGCGGCGGCTTTCCTTCGCCGCGTGATCGATCAGCCCGTGAATCGCCAGCGACATCGGATCGTCGGCGTTCGGCGTGATCCCGTATGCGCAAAATGCCGCGCGTTCGGGTTGCGGCTTCGGCTGTGCCGGCATCACGATGCGCGCCGGATTGCCGACCGCCGTACCGCCCGCCGGCACCGGCTTGACGACCACCGCGTTCGAGCCGATCTTCGCGCCCGCGCCGACCGTGAACCCGCCGAGCACCTTCGCGCCCGCACCGACGATCACGCCGGCCTCGAGCGTCGGATGGCGTTTCGCGCCGCGCGTGAGCGACGTGCCGCCCAGCGTCACGCCCTGATAGATCGTGCAATCGTCGCCGACGATCGCCGTCTCGCCGATCACGACACCCATGCCGTGATCGATGAACACGCGCCGGCCGATCGTCGCGCCGGGGTGGATCTCGATCCCGGTCAGGAATCGACCGGCCTGCGACGCGAATCGCGCGAGCCAGTAGCGTTTCGCGCGCCAGCATGCATGCGCGAAACGGTGCAGCACGAGCGCATGCAGCCCCGGATAACAGGTCAGCACTTCCCACGCACTGCGAGCGGCGGGATCCCGCTCGCGAATCGTTGCAATGTCTTCGCGCAGTCTCGTGAACATGATGTGATCAGGGAAAAGGCCGGCGCGCATCGCCGGCAATGCCGGCCGTTATCGCGCCGGGTCATTTGCTTATGACGTCCGGCGATTGTAGGGCCAGTCGCGCTGGGCCGCACGCGGCCGCGCGTTCACCCCGCGGCCGGCACGGGTATTCGGCCGGGACGCTTGCTGCGACGGGGTTTCCGCGGAGGGTCGATCGGGAGAAACAGTGGGTTCGGCGTTGCCGGTCGGCCGCTGCATGGCCTGTCCGGCCACACGCCGCCTTCATCGGCGAACTCCCCCGCGCCTGACAATCGGAGCGCGGGCCCCTTACGCGTCGCCGCCCGGCTTGCCCGATTTCAGCAGGATGTGCTTCGCGACGCCGCGCAGGATGTTGACCTCCTCGCGCTCGAGGCCCGTGCGCGCGAACAGGCGCCGCAGCCGCGGCATCAGCTTCTTCGGATTGCGCGGATCGAGGAAGTCGAGCGCGATCAGTGCGTTCTCGAGGTGCACGTACATCCGCTCGATTTCGTCGCTCTGCGCGAGCGTGCCGGCTTCGGCCTGCGGCTGCGCCGACGGCTCGCTCGCCTGCTCGAGAAACGCGACGCGCAACTCGTACGCGAGCACCTGCACGGCCTGCGCGAGATTCAGCGAACTGTAGGCCGGGTTGGCCGGAATGTGCGCGAGCGCGCTGCACTGCTCGACATGCTCGTTCGCAAGGCCGGTGCGCTCGTTGCCGAACACGAGCGCGATGTCGCCCGCGCCGACCTGCGCGCTCGCCTGCGCGGCGGCCGCGCGCGGCGCAAGGCGCGGCGGTCCGTATTCGCGCGTGCGCGCAGTCAGCGCGATCGACCAGTGAACGCCGGACAGCGCTTCACCGAGCGTCGGCACGACGTGCGCGGACGCGAGCACGTCGTCCGCGCCGCTGGCCATCGCGATCGCCTCGGGGTCGCGCTGCACGTGCGGCACGCGCGGCGCGACCAGCACGAGGCGCGAGAAGCCCATCGTCTTCAGCGCGCGGGCGGCCGCCCCGACGTTGCCGGGATGGCTCGGCTCGACAAGCACGAAACGGGTGGACGTGAAGCCGCCGGTCGGCGGCGAGGACGAGGCCGCGCCCGATTCGGACGGCGCGGCGGGGTTCTGCGAGGTTTCCACTACGATACGACTCGGTTCATCAGAATGGCCGTATGGTATCGCCATCGCTCCCGCAAACCCACTCGTCCGGACGGCCAGTGGGGGTTTCCCCGCATGCCGGTCGCCTGAAAGCGCCGAAAATCGGGTAAAATCATGCCTTTACGCGTTGCGCTCGGCGCTGCGCGGGTCGTACCCCGCTCTTTGTCAATTCGCGTCTCACCTCGCCCCGGCACGCTTGCGCCGTTCCGGGCGGTTGTCCCACTTCGTGGCGGCCCGTGCCGCCGGCTACAGGATCCAGGCTCATGCATCCCATGCTCAATATTGCTGTCAAGGCTGCGCGCCGCGCCGGACAGATCATCAATCGCGCGTCCCTCGATCTCGACCTGATCGAGATCCGCAAGAAGCAACAGAACGACTTCGTCACCGAAGTGGACAAGGCCGCCGAAGA encodes the following:
- a CDS encoding peptidylprolyl isomerase, giving the protein MKRLLLALGGAALLATAPAFAQTATAHPVVQLKTSQGDIRVELYPEKAPKSVANFLDYVKSGQYNGTIFHRVIKGFMIQGGGYKTNFEEKPTRAPIPLESRNGLKNLTGTIAMARTSDPNSATAQFFINTVDNGGLDYPNPDGNGYAVFGKVVSGLDVVKKIEGVATTSRGPMQDVPAQPVVIESASIVSK
- a CDS encoding peptidylprolyl isomerase translates to MVELHTNHGVIKLELDAAKAPKTVENFLNYVKKGHYDGTVFHRVINGFMIQGGGFEPGLKQKPTDAPIDNEANNGLKNDNYTIAMARTNDPHSATAQFFINVNDNDFLNHSSPTPQGWGYAVFGKVVEGQDVVDKIKGVKTGNAGFHQDVPTDDVVIEKAVVV
- a CDS encoding UDP-2,3-diacylglucosamine diphosphatase → MLQESPPRSVSAGVPGEREYAQAARPFLFLSDLHLSEAIPKTVAAFEHFVRYTADSADSVFILGDLFEYWIGDDILDDDPFAARMAALMHTFSERGIALYVMHGNRDFLLGRRFMKAAGAMLLPDPSLIVAFGQRIVLAHGDAQCTADRGYQMFRRFARNRVAQWLFLAWPFRWRRALAQRMRSTSEAGRMRPASALYDVTREGVAALFRKSRASVIIHGHTHRPARHAEPGGIRWVLPDWDLDHGTPRGGYLRVDAEGIHAMPLD
- the cysE gene encoding serine O-acetyltransferase, translating into MFTRLREDIATIRERDPAARSAWEVLTCYPGLHALVLHRFAHACWRAKRYWLARFASQAGRFLTGIEIHPGATIGRRVFIDHGMGVVIGETAIVGDDCTIYQGVTLGGTSLTRGAKRHPTLEAGVIVGAGAKVLGGFTVGAGAKIGSNAVVVKPVPAGGTAVGNPARIVMPAQPKPQPERAAFCAYGITPNADDPMSLAIHGLIDHAAKESRRVDEIVAALERLGTHLETLQGADAAGLDLRRLSAVLEGRTVERQM
- a CDS encoding RNA methyltransferase, which produces METSQNPAAPSESGAASSSPPTGGFTSTRFVLVEPSHPGNVGAAARALKTMGFSRLVLVAPRVPHVQRDPEAIAMASGADDVLASAHVVPTLGEALSGVHWSIALTARTREYGPPRLAPRAAAAQASAQVGAGDIALVFGNERTGLANEHVEQCSALAHIPANPAYSSLNLAQAVQVLAYELRVAFLEQASEPSAQPQAEAGTLAQSDEIERMYVHLENALIALDFLDPRNPKKLMPRLRRLFARTGLEREEVNILRGVAKHILLKSGKPGGDA